Proteins encoded together in one Chitinophaga varians window:
- a CDS encoding TldD/PmbA family protein has protein sequence MAILKKEEAKALLQKVLAHSKADECEVSLRGEEGGNIRYARNAISTAGDIDNTTLSVTSYFGKRSGTATINEFNDAALERVVQRAEELARLAPENPEYMPLRGPADFKDSKTYVPATAAITPDTRADAVAKSIQVAKEAQLEAAGFIENTTSFSAILNSKGLFAYDTDTNVVFTITTRNSAGTGSGFAARGYNDISRLDTLSATKIAAAKANSSAGAKAIEPGKYTVILEPVAATYMLENMFRGLDARNADEGRSFMSKPGGGNRIGEQLMDDKVTIYSDPFHPDLPASTWNRDGFPLEKTAWIDKGVVKNLVYSQYWAKNKGVQPVPQPSNIIMEGGNASLEELIKSTEKGILVSRLWYIRLVDAQTLLLTGLTRDGTFYIENGEIKYPIKNLRFNESPVIMLNNVEALGKTERSISIESYRSYLIPPMKIRDFTFTSLSDAI, from the coding sequence ATGGCTATATTAAAAAAAGAAGAAGCAAAAGCATTACTGCAAAAAGTGCTCGCCCACTCCAAAGCAGATGAATGCGAAGTGTCGCTCCGCGGGGAAGAAGGCGGCAATATCCGCTATGCGCGCAATGCCATTTCCACAGCAGGAGATATCGACAATACCACCCTGTCCGTAACGTCTTACTTTGGTAAACGTTCCGGTACTGCTACCATCAACGAATTTAATGATGCCGCCCTTGAAAGGGTGGTGCAACGCGCTGAAGAACTGGCGCGCCTGGCGCCGGAAAACCCGGAATATATGCCGTTGCGCGGCCCGGCGGATTTTAAGGATTCCAAAACCTATGTGCCGGCAACGGCGGCCATCACGCCGGATACCCGCGCAGACGCCGTGGCCAAAAGCATACAGGTAGCAAAAGAAGCTCAACTGGAAGCTGCCGGTTTTATTGAGAACACTACCAGCTTCTCAGCCATACTCAATTCCAAAGGACTGTTCGCCTACGATACAGACACCAACGTGGTGTTTACCATCACTACCCGCAACAGCGCCGGTACCGGCTCCGGCTTCGCGGCCCGCGGGTATAACGACATCAGCCGGCTTGACACGCTCTCCGCTACCAAAATTGCGGCGGCGAAAGCTAACAGCTCCGCCGGCGCAAAAGCGATAGAACCGGGTAAATACACGGTGATACTGGAACCGGTGGCGGCTACCTATATGCTGGAAAATATGTTCCGTGGCCTCGACGCCCGTAACGCGGACGAAGGCCGCAGCTTCATGAGCAAACCCGGCGGCGGCAACCGTATCGGCGAACAACTCATGGACGACAAGGTGACAATCTACTCCGATCCTTTCCATCCCGATCTTCCCGCTTCCACCTGGAACCGCGATGGTTTCCCCCTGGAAAAAACAGCATGGATAGATAAAGGCGTGGTCAAAAATCTCGTCTACTCCCAGTACTGGGCTAAAAACAAAGGCGTACAACCAGTGCCCCAGCCCTCCAATATCATCATGGAAGGTGGCAACGCCTCGCTGGAAGAGCTGATCAAAAGCACCGAGAAAGGCATCCTGGTGTCCCGCCTCTGGTACATCCGCCTGGTGGACGCGCAAACATTGCTGCTGACAGGACTTACCCGTGACGGAACGTTTTACATCGAAAACGGAGAGATCAAATACCCGATCAAAAACCTCCGTTTTAATGAAAGCCCGGTGATCATGCTCAATAACGTGGAAGCACTCGGAAAAACGGAAAGAAGCATCAGTATTGAATCTTACCGGAGTTACCTGATCCCGCCGATGAAGATCAGGGACTTCACGTTTACGTCTCTTTCTGACGCTATCTAA
- a CDS encoding TldD/PmbA family protein, whose product MPILTKEAAQALLKKVLAYSKADECEVSIYSGDSGNVRYARNEVSTSGANSKSMLVVSSAFGKKLGTATINEFDDASLEKVVRRAEELARLAPENPEYMPILGPQQYGEGSGGYNKDTAAIDPAYRADAVAQSLTITKQNKLVAAGFLENTVASSAMMNSKGLFAYNSSTEINFSITVRSEDGTGSGYASKAYNNVKKLDAAKETSIAAQKASGSKGAKAIEPGKYTVILEPAASIVLIEQLVNNLDARSAEEGRSFLSKAGGKTKLGDKLMDDQVTIYSDPWHPDMPTSPYNNDGRPQEKITWIEKGVVKNMYYSRYWAQKDNVKAIPGPDAFIMEGGTASLEELIKSTEKGILVTRLWYIRPVDPQTLLFTGLTRDGTFYIENGVIKHPVKNFRFNESPVIMLNNVEALGIPERAVSGESNSSAILPPMKLRDFTFTSLSDAI is encoded by the coding sequence ATGCCGATACTCACTAAAGAAGCAGCACAGGCATTATTGAAAAAAGTGCTTGCCTATTCAAAAGCAGACGAGTGCGAGGTCTCTATTTATAGTGGCGATTCCGGCAATGTGCGCTATGCCCGCAACGAAGTGTCCACCAGCGGCGCCAATAGCAAAAGCATGCTGGTTGTTTCTTCCGCCTTCGGGAAAAAACTGGGCACTGCCACCATCAATGAGTTTGATGATGCCTCCCTCGAGAAAGTAGTCAGAAGGGCCGAGGAACTGGCCCGCCTTGCGCCGGAAAACCCGGAATATATGCCGATCCTCGGGCCGCAACAGTATGGAGAAGGCTCCGGTGGCTACAACAAAGACACCGCCGCGATAGATCCGGCCTACCGTGCGGACGCGGTGGCCCAAAGCCTTACCATTACCAAACAGAACAAACTGGTGGCCGCAGGATTCCTCGAAAATACAGTGGCCTCTTCTGCTATGATGAACTCTAAAGGACTGTTTGCATATAACAGTTCCACCGAGATCAATTTCAGTATCACTGTTCGCTCGGAAGACGGCACCGGCTCTGGTTACGCCTCCAAAGCATACAACAATGTAAAGAAACTGGACGCGGCAAAAGAGACCAGCATCGCGGCGCAGAAAGCCAGCGGCTCCAAAGGCGCCAAAGCCATTGAGCCTGGCAAATATACCGTGATCCTGGAGCCTGCCGCTTCCATCGTACTGATCGAGCAGCTCGTCAATAACCTGGACGCACGCAGCGCGGAAGAGGGCAGAAGCTTCCTCAGCAAAGCCGGTGGCAAAACCAAACTGGGTGACAAACTCATGGACGACCAGGTGACCATCTATTCTGATCCATGGCATCCGGATATGCCTACATCACCTTATAACAACGATGGCCGCCCTCAGGAAAAAATCACCTGGATCGAAAAAGGAGTGGTGAAAAATATGTACTACTCGCGCTACTGGGCACAGAAGGACAACGTAAAAGCCATTCCCGGCCCGGACGCTTTTATTATGGAAGGCGGCACCGCTTCGCTCGAGGAGCTGATCAAAAGCACCGAGAAGGGCATCCTGGTGACCCGCCTCTGGTACATCCGCCCGGTAGACCCGCAAACACTGCTGTTTACCGGCCTTACACGTGACGGGACTTTCTATATCGAAAACGGTGTGATCAAACATCCGGTGAAAAACTTCCGCTTCAACGAAAGTCCGGTGATCATGCTTAACAATGTGGAAGCGCTGGGCATACCGGAAAGGGCTGTCAGCGGTGAAAGCAATTCAAGTGCTATCCTCCCGCCCATGAAACTGCGTGACTTCACCTTTACCTCTTTATCAGATGCTATCTGA
- a CDS encoding TldD/PmbA family protein, producing MKRREFLHYTGLGLGAGLLSQIPIIGKAVPLEAPWYTIDVAKKKELADVALNAARSKGATYTDVRIGRYLNQFVITREDKVENVVNTESYGIGIRVLANGSWGFASTDQMDKDSIARAAATAVAIARENARLLTTPVQLAPQKGYGEVSWKTPIEKNAFDVPVKEKADLLLSVSDAAMKGGADYVGSFMFLVNEQKYFASSDGSYIDQDVHRIWPTFQITKIDKATGKFETRNALSSPRGMGYEYLIPRESDKIHGVTTLYRDRYDMLEDARQAGTQVGEKLKAKSVEPGKYDLVLDPSHLWLTIHESVGHPTELDRVLGYEANFAGTSFLTLDKWESKKFQFGSPLVNIVADKTQPGSLGAVGYDDEGVATQKWDLIKNGVLVNYQAIRDQAHIIGLKQSQGCCYSQSWSDVQFQRMANVSLQPGTAPLTPAELIKNVERGIFIAGDGSFSIDQQRYNFQFGGQLFYEIKNGQIVGMLKDVAYQSNTQEFWNSCKAIADKRDYRLGGSFFDGKGQPSQVSAVSHGSATARFNGVNVINTARKI from the coding sequence ATGAAAAGAAGAGAATTCCTCCATTACACAGGCCTCGGATTGGGCGCAGGACTGCTGTCCCAGATCCCGATCATCGGAAAAGCGGTTCCGCTGGAAGCTCCCTGGTACACCATCGACGTGGCTAAGAAAAAAGAGCTCGCTGATGTGGCCCTCAACGCTGCCCGCAGCAAAGGCGCTACCTACACCGATGTACGCATAGGCCGTTATCTCAATCAGTTTGTCATCACCCGGGAAGACAAAGTGGAAAACGTGGTCAACACTGAATCCTATGGCATCGGTATCCGCGTGCTGGCCAATGGCAGCTGGGGCTTTGCTTCTACTGACCAGATGGACAAAGACAGCATCGCCCGCGCTGCTGCCACCGCTGTGGCCATCGCCAGAGAGAATGCCCGCCTGCTGACCACTCCCGTACAACTGGCCCCACAAAAAGGTTACGGCGAAGTCAGCTGGAAAACCCCCATCGAAAAAAATGCATTTGACGTTCCCGTAAAGGAAAAGGCAGACCTGCTCCTCTCTGTCAGCGATGCAGCCATGAAAGGCGGCGCTGACTATGTAGGCTCCTTTATGTTCCTCGTAAATGAACAGAAATACTTCGCTTCTTCCGACGGGTCCTATATAGATCAGGACGTACACCGTATCTGGCCTACGTTCCAGATCACCAAGATCGATAAGGCCACCGGTAAATTTGAAACACGCAACGCCCTCAGTTCCCCCCGCGGCATGGGCTATGAATACCTCATTCCCCGTGAATCAGATAAAATACATGGCGTAACAACGTTATACCGTGACCGTTATGACATGCTGGAAGATGCCCGCCAGGCAGGCACGCAGGTAGGGGAGAAGCTGAAAGCCAAATCCGTGGAACCGGGTAAATATGACCTGGTGCTGGATCCTTCGCACCTGTGGCTGACCATCCACGAATCGGTAGGACACCCCACAGAACTGGACCGCGTGTTAGGCTACGAAGCCAATTTCGCCGGCACCAGCTTCCTCACATTGGATAAATGGGAAAGTAAAAAATTCCAGTTCGGCAGCCCGCTCGTCAACATTGTGGCAGATAAAACACAGCCCGGCTCCCTCGGTGCCGTAGGGTATGACGATGAAGGCGTGGCCACCCAGAAATGGGACCTGATCAAAAACGGGGTACTGGTCAACTACCAGGCTATCCGTGACCAGGCACATATCATCGGCCTTAAACAATCTCAGGGCTGCTGTTATTCGCAAAGCTGGTCTGATGTGCAGTTCCAGCGTATGGCCAACGTGTCGCTGCAACCAGGCACTGCTCCGCTTACGCCGGCAGAACTGATCAAGAACGTGGAAAGAGGCATCTTCATCGCAGGCGACGGCTCTTTCTCCATCGACCAGCAACGCTACAACTTCCAGTTTGGCGGCCAGCTTTTCTATGAGATCAAAAACGGTCAGATAGTAGGCATGCTCAAAGATGTGGCTTACCAAAGCAACACCCAGGAATTCTGGAACTCCTGTAAAGCGATCGCTGATAAGCGGGACTACCGCCTCGGTGGCTCCTTCTTCGATGGAAAGGGCCAGCCTTCACAGGTGAGCGCCGTTTCCCACGGCTCAGCGACCGCCCGCTTCAATGGCGTAAACGTTATTAATACAGCTAGAAAAATTTAA
- a CDS encoding TldD/PmbA family protein has product MKRKDFIQLSAMGLGALVLPNFSAFGTPVDPSRFLNDGMDVKLKKQLADVALNAARSKGATYADVRIGRYLNQFVVTREARVQNIANAESFGVGIRVIANGCWGFAATNVVTKEAIAKAAERAVAVAKANSRVTTTPVQLAPQKGYGEVSWKTPIVQSAFTIPVKDKVDLLLNVNSIAMKGGANFVNSAILAINEQKYFASTDGSYIDQDIHRLFPTFTVTKIDRGSGKFETRKSLSSPVGMGYEYLTPTADNKVGGIVTRYKDRYDMLEDVKNATADVDQKLKAKSVEPGKYDLVLDPSHLWLTIHESVAHPTELDRVLGYEANYAGTSFLTLDKWKSRNFQFGSKLVNVVADKLQPGSLGAVGYDDEGVQCGKWDLIKDGVLVNYQAIRDQAHIIGLDHSQGCCYAQSWSDVQFQRMPNVSLQPGKEKLSVDDMIKNVEKGIYIIGDGSFSIDQQRYNFQFGGQTFYEIKDGKIAGMLKDVAYQANTQEFWNSCTAIADKSDYRLGGAFNDGKGQPGQSNAVSHGSSTTRFNGVNVINTARKI; this is encoded by the coding sequence TTGAAACGTAAAGATTTTATCCAGCTATCCGCAATGGGGCTGGGAGCACTTGTCCTGCCGAATTTTTCCGCTTTCGGCACACCCGTCGACCCATCACGCTTTCTCAATGATGGTATGGACGTAAAACTCAAGAAACAACTGGCAGATGTGGCGCTTAATGCCGCCCGCAGCAAAGGGGCCACGTATGCGGACGTACGCATTGGCAGGTACCTCAACCAGTTCGTCGTAACCCGCGAAGCCCGCGTGCAGAACATCGCCAACGCGGAATCGTTTGGCGTAGGCATCCGCGTGATCGCCAACGGCTGCTGGGGATTTGCCGCTACCAACGTGGTCACGAAAGAAGCCATCGCTAAAGCAGCGGAAAGGGCTGTGGCAGTGGCTAAAGCCAACTCGCGCGTAACCACTACGCCCGTGCAGCTCGCCCCGCAAAAAGGCTATGGTGAAGTATCGTGGAAAACACCCATCGTGCAAAGCGCCTTCACCATCCCGGTGAAAGACAAAGTGGACCTGCTCCTGAATGTGAACAGCATCGCCATGAAAGGCGGCGCCAACTTCGTGAATTCCGCCATCCTGGCCATCAACGAACAGAAATACTTCGCATCTACGGACGGCTCTTATATCGACCAGGATATCCATCGCCTGTTCCCCACTTTTACGGTCACTAAGATAGACCGCGGCAGTGGCAAATTTGAAACACGCAAATCGCTCAGCTCTCCTGTAGGCATGGGGTATGAATACCTGACGCCTACGGCGGACAATAAAGTCGGCGGTATCGTTACCCGTTATAAAGACCGGTACGATATGCTGGAAGACGTAAAAAATGCGACCGCGGACGTGGACCAGAAACTGAAAGCCAAGTCAGTGGAACCAGGCAAATACGACCTCGTGCTAGATCCTTCGCATCTGTGGCTGACTATTCACGAATCGGTGGCGCACCCTACGGAACTGGACCGCGTACTGGGCTACGAAGCCAACTATGCCGGCACCAGCTTCCTCACGCTTGATAAATGGAAATCACGCAACTTCCAGTTTGGCAGCAAGCTGGTCAACGTGGTGGCAGATAAATTACAACCCGGCTCCCTCGGCGCCGTAGGCTATGACGATGAAGGCGTGCAATGTGGCAAATGGGACCTGATCAAAGACGGTGTGCTGGTCAACTATCAGGCTATCCGCGATCAGGCGCATATCATCGGCCTCGATCACTCTCAGGGATGCTGCTACGCCCAAAGCTGGTCTGATGTGCAGTTCCAGCGTATGCCCAACGTGTCGCTGCAGCCCGGAAAAGAAAAACTCAGCGTGGACGATATGATCAAAAACGTGGAAAAAGGCATTTACATCATCGGTGACGGCTCCTTCTCCATTGATCAGCAACGGTACAATTTCCAGTTCGGTGGACAAACATTCTACGAAATCAAGGACGGAAAAATTGCCGGTATGCTGAAAGATGTGGCCTATCAGGCCAATACACAGGAGTTCTGGAACAGCTGCACGGCCATCGCCGACAAGAGCGACTACCGCCTCGGCGGCGCCTTCAACGATGGAAAGGGACAGCCCGGCCAGTCCAACGCCGTGTCCCATGGCAGTTCCACGACCCGCTTTAATGGTGTAAATGTTATTAACACAGCAAGAAAAATCTGA